CATCGTGGAGGTCTTCAGGCTTCGGGTTCCTGACCTGTTCATCATGGACGCCGTGCTCGGCATGCAGGGCAATGGCCCGGCCTCCACCGAGCTTCGCTGGATCGGACGGATACTCGCCTCGGACAACGCCGTGGCCATGGATGCCGTGATGGCCAGGATGATGGGGGCCGACCCTGAGCATCTGGGATTTTTGAAAAGGGCCAAGGAGTTGGGGCTTGGCGATTATGAAGCGGACTCCATCACGCTGGAAGGCGAACTCATACCCATCGCGGATTTCAAGGTTCCGCCGCTTGGTGAGGACGCCCTCTCCCATCTGTGCCATATCCAACGGCTCCTGGACGATCGCGCGGCCAGCAGGCCCGAAGCCGATCCGGCCCGGTGCACCGGCTGCGGCACATGCGTGGAGCAATGCCCGGCCCAGGCCCTGACCCAAGAAGGAGGGATTCCCGTGGTGGACGTCCAGGCCTGTATCGCCTGCTTCTGCTGCCAGGAGATGTGCCCGGAAAAGGCCATCACCCTCAAAAAACCACCCTGCGGATCCGGACAAGGCGCCTGAGTTCCGATCAGGACTGGGGCTGGCAAATCCTGTGCTTCACGTCCAGGCCTTTGACAATGAAGATCACGCTTTCGGCGATGTTGAAGCACCGTTCGCAGATGCGCTTGAAGCTGTAGGACATGAACGAGAGCTGCAGTGCGCGTTCCACCGTGCGCTCCTTTTTGATCATGGCTTCTGTGAGGTCCCTGAAAGCCACCACGTGCCGGGTGGAGGCCAGCTCGAACGCTTCGCGGACCTCCATGGCCTGTTCAAAGGAGTTGTCCGCGAAGGACCGAGCGGCCTTGTCGAGCAGTTCCAGGGATGTCTCCCCCATGCTCCACACCGAGGGGATGTCGTCGAACTCGGGGCGCTCCATGAGAATCAGGTTGCGGTCCACCACGTTCACCGCCTCGTCGCCCATGCGCTCCAGGTTGGAGGCGATGCGCATGCAGCCTATGATAAGGCGCAAGTCCCGTGCTACCGGCTGTTTGAGAGCGAGCAGCCGAAGTCCGAGAGCCTCGTTCTGGCATTCCAGGAGGTCGATGTCCTCGTCTCCATCCATCACTTCCTGGGAAAGGATCCTGTCGCGCTGCCTGACCGCGCGCAAGGATTTGTCCACTGTCTCGCGAACCATATAGAACATGCGCAGCGTGTCGATGCGCAGCCGGTCCAGCTCATGATCGAATTCGGTAACCATGTCCCACCCCTTGGAAATAACTGCCCTGCGGGAGCTTCGCTCCCTCATCCAGGTGGAAGAATTCCTGGCATCCTGTCAACCACATCGAACCATCAATCGCGTACTTGCTGGAAAAAAACATGAAATTCGGACTCGCAGCCGTGGTGCTAGCCGCCGGGTTCTCCAGACGTATGGGGGTGGACAAGTTGAGCCTTGCCTGGCGGGGCAGGACGGTCCTCGACTGGGTCCTGAACGCCGCGTGCGCCCTGGACCACGTGGTGCTGGTGGGTGGTCCGGACAATTTAAGATACAGGCGTTCGAGCAAAGGCCAGGACTCGCCGTGCGCCATCGTCAGGGTTGAGAGCCCACTTGCCGGGAGCGGCCAGGCAGAGTCGCTGAAGTCCGGCCTGGCCGCGCTGCCGGAGGGAGTCCCCGGAGCAATGGTCCTGTTGGGAGACATGCCTTTGGTCACGCCTGAGCTTGTCGTGAGGTTGGCCGAAGGTTTCCGGGCGGGCCGTTTTCTCGTGCCATTATGCCAAGGGCGCAGAGGAAACCCGGTGACCATCCCGGCCGAGTGGTTCCCGAAGGTCATGAACCTTGCGGGCGACATCGGGGCCAGGCCGTTTCTGGAATCGCCCGGTGCCCCGGTGGATTTTCTGGAAACCAACGACCAGGCAGTCCTTAAGGACATCGATACGCCGGACGACTATTCCCGGCTCAAAAACCAGCCCTGATGGGCCGAGCCGGACACTGTCTCCCAAACAGGCTCCTGGGCACCCTTTTTACCTGGTGCCTGCTCGGGGCGATCACTCGCGACGAATTCATAGGCGTCGGCCTTGTTGTAAAAGGCCACTCTTCTGGCCTTGGCAGGGGTGTTCTTGAAGAGTCCTTCCGGATGAGCCGCGAGAGCCTTCAGGGAATCCGGGCCGATCTCCTCAGACGGGGCAAGCCCAGTCACATTGAGGAAGTGCTCAAGCCTGAAGACCATCTCCTCCTCAGCCGGACTTCCCAGAGCGTCCAGACCCATCACTCCGACAACCAGGTCGGCCGAGGACGGAACCACGGGTTCATGCCCGGCAGGAGCCTTGACCGGCCGGCCGGCCGCACCGTCGGCTTCCACCAGCACGAACTGAGCCGCGAACCGTTCACGCAAGTGTGGAATCTCGTCCGGGTGCACGCCCAGAAGCTTGCCGCTTTCCGGGTCGATGCATTTGCCCACGGTGAGGTGCTTGTAGAAGGGAATCGTGTTCACGCTCTCCAAGAGGAGGAGGTTGCGCGCGGGGGGATGCATCTTCGTGGTGGTGGTTACGAGCACCTTGTGCCCCCAGCCGGACAGCTGCCTGGCAAGGGTGTAGATGAGGCTCGTCTTGCCGCCCGCTCCCACGAACGCCACCACCCGTTCGTGCTCCTTGAGGAATTCCCGCAGGGGTCTCATTCTCCGGCCCTCATCCGGGTCACTCCTACCACGCCCAAGCACGGAGCAACTCCGGCGAAGAGAGCAATGGCGAGGTCTTCTTCGAGACAACCGGAGCGAAGATGCGCCAAAAAGGAGAAAACGATCATCCTCTATGAGCCCAGGAGGTGAACCGGCGCTCCAGCATGGCGAAGAATTCATACATGCCCACGCCCATGGCCGCGATGACCATGAGCCCGGCGAACACCAGTGGAACGTTGAACTTGGAACTGGCCGACATCATGAGGTAGCCGATGCCGGAATTCGAGGCCACGGTTTCGGATATGACCGAGCCCACAAAGGCCAGCGTCACCGCTATCTTAAGAGAGGCGAAGAAGAAGGGGAGCGAGCGGGGAATGCCCACCTTGAGGAGCACGTCCATTCTGGTGGCCCCGAGCACGCGCAGCACGTCCTCGAGTTCCGGCTCCAGGGTGGCCAGGCCCGTGGCCACGTTCACCACCACAGGGAAAAACGAGATGAGAAACGCCGTGAGGATGGCCGGAACCGTGCCTATGCCGAACCAGATGACCAGGATGGGCACCAGGGCAACCTTGGGCACGGAGTTGAAGCCCACCAGCACGGGGTAGAAAGCGCGGTACACAATTTTCGAGGAGCCAACGGCCACACCCAGGAACATGCCGAAGCCAACGGCCAGGGCGAACCCCACGGAGGTGGTGTACAGGGTCTGCAGGGCGTGTTCGGCTATCGGGCCCTTGTAGGTCCACCCTTCGGCCAGAGACTGGCTTGGAGCAGGCAGAATGTAGTTTGGTATGCCAAAAAGCCTGACGACAAGTTCCCATAAGGCGAACAGCCCCAGGGTCACCAGCCAGGGGGAGAGGCTCTCCAGGCGCTTGCGGCTCAGCGGCATGGGACGCACTCCCTGCTGCCGGGTGCACAGCGTACGGCCTCGATCTGGTCGCGAAGCTCATGGACTATGTCCACAAACGATTTGTCATAGCAGCCGGCAAGGCTTCTCGGGCGGGGAATGTCCACATGCCTGGTGTGCACGATGCGCCCCGGGCGGCTGCTCATAACGTGCACCGTGTCGGCCAGAAACACCGATTCCCGAAGATCGTGGGTCACCAACACCACTGTAAAAGGCTTTGCCTCCCAGAGGTCGCGCAGCACGCACCAGAGCTCCTCGCGGGTAAAGGCGTCCAGGGCACCGAAGGGCTCGTCCAGCATGAGGAGCCTGGGCTCGTGGATAAGCGCCCGGCACAGGCTGGCGCGCTGCTGCATGCCCCCGGAGAGCTGCCAGGGGTACTTGTCCTCCTGGCCCTCAAGGCCCACGGTGCGCAAAAGCTCGCGGGCCCGCTCCTCGTACAGCGCCCGCTCGCCACGCAATCGGGACCGGTGGGGCTCCACGATTTCCAGGGGGAGCATGATGTTCTCAATCAGGCGCCGCCAGGGAAGAAGCGTGGGGTTCTGGAAGGCCATGCCCACGAAAGGCAGCGGTCCGGAAACCGGTTGACCTCCAACTTCCACGATACCTTTGGTTGCAGGGCTCAAACCGGTAACCAGCTTGAGCAGGGTGGACTTGCCGCACCCCGAAGGGCCGACAACGGCCACGAACTCGCCTTCGCCAATGGCCAGGTCGAGCCCCTGCACGGCCAGGGAAGCGGCATCCCCGTCATAAGCGAGGTCCACGCCACTTAGCCGGACGAACCGCTCATTCATTCAGAGGTCCTCACGGATGATCTCGTCACTCGCCTAGAAGACCTTCCGGTCTTCCCTGGCGGGCATGAAGGAGGCATCGAACACGTCCTCGGGCTTGGGCACTGCGGAAAGACCGAAGCTCGCCGCGGCTTCCTGGGCGGCTTTGGCCAGGCGATCCTTGTCCACCTCTCCCATGCCGTTTTGCTTCACGAAGTCCGTGGCGATGCACATGTCCACGCAGAGTTTCAAGCGCTTCTCTTCCAAGGCGGGATCAATGAGTCCGTCACGCTCCTTCACGTAGGCGATGGCGGCCTTGGGGTCGGCTATGGCCTCTTTCCACCCCTTGGCCACGGCGGTGAGGAAGCCTTTCACCAGCTCGGGCTTCTTGGCCAGGGCCGGACTGATGATGATGGCGTTGCCGTAGAGCTTCACGCCGAAGTCCGGGTATTTGAACACCGTGACATCCTCGGCCTTCACCCCGGCCTTTTCCAGGTTCAAGAGGCTTGTGAAGTAGAAGCCGGAGATGGCGGCCACGTCGCCTCGCATGAGCATGGGTTCGCGAAGCGGCGGGTCCATGGTCTGCCAGGTGACCTTGGCGGGGTCCAGGCCGGCGGCCTTGCAGAAAGCCGGAAAGGTCTTGCGGGGGGCATCGAAGATGGGCGCGCCAAGGGTTTTGCCCGCCAGGTCAGCGGGTTTGGCAATGCCTGATTTCTTGAGCGAAAAGATGGCAAAGGGAGGATAGTCGTACACCATGAACACGGCCTTCAGGGCCTTGTCCGGGTTCTGGGCATTGAATTCAATAAGCGAGTTTATGTCCGCGAAACCGATGTCGTAGGCACCGGTGGCCACCCGGTTCACCGCCCCGGAAGAGCCGTTGCCGGAATCGATTTCCACCTTGAGCCCCGCATCCTTGAAATAGCCCTTCTTGTCCGCGATGAAATACGCGGCGGCAGGACCTTCGAATTTCCAGTCCAGGGTGAACTTGACCGGGGTCTGGGCCAGGGCCAGGGAGGACAAACAGTTCATGGCGGCCACAAGACAGGCCAGCCCGCGGATGGTCTTTCGGATCATGTGTCAGGAGCTCCTCGTGTTGGAATCTCGTAAGCGTATTCGACAGAGCCTTGCCTGGCAAGGTGCGCTGCATATGGGGCGCAGGTCAGCCCCCCCGGTCACTTCTTGAGACAGCGTTCCACCGCGTCCACGATGGTTGTATAGCCCGTGCAGCGGCAGAGGTTTCCGGCGTGCCCGCGCCGGATGTCCTCGCGGCTCACGGTTTGGCCTTGATGCTTTTCCACAAACGCCGTGGAATTCATGATGAGCCCTGGAGTGCAGAAACCGCATTGAACAGCTCCGGCATCCAGATAGGCCTCCTGGACCGGAGAAAGAACGTTGCCCAGGGCTTCGCCCTCAATGGTCCGCACCGCCTTGCCTTGGGCCCATACGGCAAGGAAAAGGCAGGAATCCACAGGGAGCTGGTTTACCAGCACGGTGCAGGCCCCGCACTCGCCCACGCCGCAGCCCTGCTTGGTGCCCGTAAAGCCCTGGTCGCGCAAAAGATCAAGGAGCGACGTCCCGGGATGCACTCGGGCGCTCAGGGTCTGGCCGTTGACTGTGAAGGTTATTTCCACATTCATCTGATTCCTCCCCCGGCGCGTTGAACGGCCGTGCGCATGGCGCGTTCGGAAAGTTCGCGGATGATGTGCATACGAAAATCAGCAGGAGCCCGCCAGGATGTTCGTGGCGCCACGTCCACTTCCACGGTTTTTTTCACGGCCTCGACGGTTTGGGCCGTCAACGGTTTGCCGGAAGCGGCCGCTTCGGCCGAAGGGCAGCGAACCGGAGTGGGTGCGGCCACGGAAAAGGCCAGCTTGAGCCAGACAATGCTCTCCCCGTCCAGCAGCACGGAGGCCGCGCAGCCAATGGTGGTGATGTCCATGGCCCGGCGCATGGCGTATTTTAAACTCGCCGCTGCGAAAGCGCCTCGGGGCGGCGCAGGCACAAGGACCTTCGTGAGAACTTCGGCCTGGCCCCTGGCCACAATGCCAGGGCCTGTATGGAAACCGCGCAGCGGTGTTCGTCGCAGGCCCTCAGGACCGGCAAGCTCCAGTTCGGCATCCAGCACCAGAAGCGGCGGAACGGAGTCGGCGCAAACCGATCCGTTGCAGATGTTGCCGCCTATGGTGCCGACGTTTCGTATCTGTGGCCCGGCCACCCAGGAAGCCCCTTCGGCCAGCACCGGGGCATGCTCACGCACCAGAGGCGACTCCATCACCTGGGTGAAGGTGGCCCCGGCCCCGACACACAGCGTTCCGTCCGTATCCAGGATGATGGACTCAAGCTCGGCCAAGCCGTGAACATCAACAAGGTTG
This genomic interval from Desulfovibrio sp. contains the following:
- a CDS encoding DUF362 domain-containing protein produces the protein MSTVLIHPADYQDCQQAVERAFELFPQNIAGRKVLIKPNVLRPSRPEEAITTHPAVLEAVVRSVEARNPSSIVVGDNPGLMAYGANEQSFERCGLTAACRGHYRNIGIEAEEVPFDMAYGGSLSVSKDVLDADVVISVPKFKTHGLTGITGAIKNSYGILPGAQKAQLHRLSGNQARFHELIVEVFRLRVPDLFIMDAVLGMQGNGPASTELRWIGRILASDNAVAMDAVMARMMGADPEHLGFLKRAKELGLGDYEADSITLEGELIPIADFKVPPLGEDALSHLCHIQRLLDDRAASRPEADPARCTGCGTCVEQCPAQALTQEGGIPVVDVQACIACFCCQEMCPEKAITLKKPPCGSGQGA
- the phoU gene encoding phosphate signaling complex protein PhoU, producing MVTEFDHELDRLRIDTLRMFYMVRETVDKSLRAVRQRDRILSQEVMDGDEDIDLLECQNEALGLRLLALKQPVARDLRLIIGCMRIASNLERMGDEAVNVVDRNLILMERPEFDDIPSVWSMGETSLELLDKAARSFADNSFEQAMEVREAFELASTRHVVAFRDLTEAMIKKERTVERALQLSFMSYSFKRICERCFNIAESVIFIVKGLDVKHRICQPQS
- a CDS encoding nucleotidyltransferase family protein, with amino-acid sequence MKFGLAAVVLAAGFSRRMGVDKLSLAWRGRTVLDWVLNAACALDHVVLVGGPDNLRYRRSSKGQDSPCAIVRVESPLAGSGQAESLKSGLAALPEGVPGAMVLLGDMPLVTPELVVRLAEGFRAGRFLVPLCQGRRGNPVTIPAEWFPKVMNLAGDIGARPFLESPGAPVDFLETNDQAVLKDIDTPDDYSRLKNQP
- the yqeC gene encoding putative selenium-dependent hydroxylase accessory protein YqeC yields the protein MRPLREFLKEHERVVAFVGAGGKTSLIYTLARQLSGWGHKVLVTTTTKMHPPARNLLLLESVNTIPFYKHLTVGKCIDPESGKLLGVHPDEIPHLRERFAAQFVLVEADGAAGRPVKAPAGHEPVVPSSADLVVGVMGLDALGSPAEEEMVFRLEHFLNVTGLAPSEEIGPDSLKALAAHPEGLFKNTPAKARRVAFYNKADAYEFVASDRPEQAPGKKGAQEPVWETVSGSAHQGWFLSRE
- a CDS encoding ABC transporter permease: MPLSRKRLESLSPWLVTLGLFALWELVVRLFGIPNYILPAPSQSLAEGWTYKGPIAEHALQTLYTTSVGFALAVGFGMFLGVAVGSSKIVYRAFYPVLVGFNSVPKVALVPILVIWFGIGTVPAILTAFLISFFPVVVNVATGLATLEPELEDVLRVLGATRMDVLLKVGIPRSLPFFFASLKIAVTLAFVGSVISETVASNSGIGYLMMSASSKFNVPLVFAGLMVIAAMGVGMYEFFAMLERRFTSWAHRG
- a CDS encoding ABC transporter ATP-binding protein; this encodes MNERFVRLSGVDLAYDGDAASLAVQGLDLAIGEGEFVAVVGPSGCGKSTLLKLVTGLSPATKGIVEVGGQPVSGPLPFVGMAFQNPTLLPWRRLIENIMLPLEIVEPHRSRLRGERALYEERARELLRTVGLEGQEDKYPWQLSGGMQQRASLCRALIHEPRLLMLDEPFGALDAFTREELWCVLRDLWEAKPFTVVLVTHDLRESVFLADTVHVMSSRPGRIVHTRHVDIPRPRSLAGCYDKSFVDIVHELRDQIEAVRCAPGSRECVPCR
- a CDS encoding ABC transporter substrate-binding protein; the encoded protein is MIRKTIRGLACLVAAMNCLSSLALAQTPVKFTLDWKFEGPAAAYFIADKKGYFKDAGLKVEIDSGNGSSGAVNRVATGAYDIGFADINSLIEFNAQNPDKALKAVFMVYDYPPFAIFSLKKSGIAKPADLAGKTLGAPIFDAPRKTFPAFCKAAGLDPAKVTWQTMDPPLREPMLMRGDVAAISGFYFTSLLNLEKAGVKAEDVTVFKYPDFGVKLYGNAIIISPALAKKPELVKGFLTAVAKGWKEAIADPKAAIAYVKERDGLIDPALEEKRLKLCVDMCIATDFVKQNGMGEVDKDRLAKAAQEAAASFGLSAVPKPEDVFDASFMPAREDRKVF
- the xdhC gene encoding xanthine dehydrogenase iron sulfur-binding subunit XdhC, which produces MNVEITFTVNGQTLSARVHPGTSLLDLLRDQGFTGTKQGCGVGECGACTVLVNQLPVDSCLFLAVWAQGKAVRTIEGEALGNVLSPVQEAYLDAGAVQCGFCTPGLIMNSTAFVEKHQGQTVSREDIRRGHAGNLCRCTGYTTIVDAVERCLKK
- the xdhB gene encoding xanthine dehydrogenase FAD-binding subunit XdhB encodes the protein MFAVERYRRAESVADAVRLLAEDPFSIPIAGGTDILVKLREGHRQYANLVDVHGLAELESIILDTDGTLCVGAGATFTQVMESPLVREHAPVLAEGASWVAGPQIRNVGTIGGNICNGSVCADSVPPLLVLDAELELAGPEGLRRTPLRGFHTGPGIVARGQAEVLTKVLVPAPPRGAFAAASLKYAMRRAMDITTIGCAASVLLDGESIVWLKLAFSVAAPTPVRCPSAEAAASGKPLTAQTVEAVKKTVEVDVAPRTSWRAPADFRMHIIRELSERAMRTAVQRAGGGIR